One genomic region from Rattus norvegicus strain BN/NHsdMcwi chromosome 10, GRCr8, whole genome shotgun sequence encodes:
- the Luc7l3 gene encoding luc7-like protein 3 isoform X4: MEVCEVCGAFLIVGDAQSRVDDHLMGKQHMGYAKIKATVEELKEKLRKRTEEPDRDERLKKEKQEREEREKEREREREERERKRRREEEEREKERARDRERRKRSRSRSRHSSRTSDRRCSRSRDHKRSRSRDRRRSRSRDRRRSRSHDRSERKHRSRSRDRRRSKSRDRKSYKHRSKSRDREQDRKSKEKEKKGADDKKSSVKSSSREKQSEDTNPESKESDTKSEVNGTSEDIKSEVQRKYAQTKTELSRVRRHTKASSEGKDSVVLQNIWRYIVLSQLFCSRLRAPISVPLWKLLSTYVM, translated from the exons ATGGAAGTCTGTGAAGTGTGCGGAGCTTTTTTGATAGTAGGAGATGCCCAGTCCCGGGTAGACGACCATCTGATGGGGAAGCAGCACATGGGCTACGCCAAAATTAAAGCCACTGTGGAAGAATTGAAA GAAAAGttaagaaaaagaacagaggaaCCCGATCGGGATGAACGTCTCAAAAAAGAGAagcaagaaagagaggaaagagaaaaagagcgggagagagaaagggaagaacgGGAAAGAAAAAGacgaagagaagaggaagaaagagaaaaagaaagagctcgtgacagagaaaggagaaagagaagtcgTTCACGGAGTAGACACTCAAGCCGAACTTCTGACCGGAGATGCAGCAGGTCTCGGGACCACAAAAGATCACGgagtagagacagaaggagaagCAG AAGTAGAGATCGACgaagaagcagaagccatgacagatcagaaagaaaacatagaTCTCGCAGTCGGGATCGAAGACGGTCAAAAAGCCGAGATCGAAAGTCCTATAAACACAGGAGCAAAAGTCGGGACAGAGAACAAGATAGAAAGTCCAAGGAGAAAG AAAAGAAGGGAGCCGATGATAAAAAGAGTAGTGTGAAGTCCAGTAGTCGAGAAAAACAAAGTGAAGACACAAACCCTGAGTCGAAGGAAAGTGACACTAAGAGTGAGGTCAATGGGACCAGTGAAGACATAAAATCTGAAG TGCAGCGTAAGTATGCACAGACGAAGACGGAGCTAAGCCGTGTAAGAAGACATACAAAAGCCTCTTCTGAAGGAAAAGACAGTGTAGTCCTGCAAAACATTTGGAGGTACATTGTTTTGTCTCAGCTATTTTGTAGCAGACTTCGTGCCCCCATTAGTGTGCCTCTTTGGAAATTACTGTCCACGTATGTAATGTAG